The following proteins come from a genomic window of Flavobacteriaceae bacterium MAR_2010_188:
- a CDS encoding MFS transporter, DHA1 family, bicyclomycin/chloramphenicol resistance protein gives MVQSEKKISKEFVAIMASLMAIGALSIDALLPALPDITRYLGLEDLNRSQQLVTMIFLGLGAGQLIFGPLSDCYGRKKLVYAGFALFAVASLICIYTDNFETMVFGRVLQGIGLSAPSSISVSMVRDQYSGDFMGKILSLIVMIFILVPVVAPSIGQLILKFFDWESIFYFNLICAILVLTWFHFRQSETLPPEKRINFSWSIFTEGAKEFFRHKITVIYTILSGLIMGSFLVYLSSTQQIFEKQYGLGEQFPMIFAILSISIGVSTFFNSQLVMKFGMIKIVRIALFVFILASVAYILLFFGSGNPSAEVLIIFFAIQFMSIGFLFGNLRALAMEPIGHIAGIGAAINGCLSTIMAVPMANYMGSFIENTALPIFVGFTICGILSLVLFLTAQNKSANWESVRLSKRKI, from the coding sequence ATGGTGCAGAGCGAAAAGAAAATTTCAAAGGAATTTGTGGCGATAATGGCATCACTAATGGCAATCGGTGCTTTATCGATAGACGCCCTGCTTCCCGCCCTGCCCGATATTACGAGATATTTAGGGTTAGAAGACTTAAACAGAAGCCAACAATTAGTTACAATGATTTTTCTAGGTCTTGGTGCGGGCCAATTAATTTTTGGTCCACTCTCGGATTGCTACGGACGGAAAAAGCTGGTTTATGCCGGGTTTGCATTGTTTGCCGTTGCCAGCCTTATATGTATATATACCGACAATTTTGAGACTATGGTCTTCGGTAGGGTTTTGCAAGGAATAGGTCTCTCGGCCCCTAGTTCTATCAGTGTATCCATGGTGCGCGACCAATATTCTGGTGATTTTATGGGCAAGATCTTGTCCCTAATTGTAATGATATTTATTCTTGTCCCCGTGGTAGCGCCGTCCATCGGGCAATTAATTTTGAAGTTTTTTGATTGGGAAAGCATTTTTTACTTCAACTTAATTTGCGCAATCCTAGTTTTAACCTGGTTTCATTTTAGACAAAGCGAAACCTTGCCTCCAGAAAAACGGATCAATTTTAGCTGGTCGATATTTACTGAAGGCGCCAAAGAATTTTTTAGGCATAAAATAACTGTGATTTACACAATCCTTTCAGGGCTTATCATGGGTTCATTTTTAGTGTATTTAAGTAGCACCCAACAGATTTTTGAAAAGCAATATGGTTTGGGTGAACAATTCCCGATGATTTTTGCGATTTTATCAATATCTATAGGTGTTTCAACGTTTTTCAATAGTCAATTAGTGATGAAGTTTGGGATGATCAAAATCGTGAGAATCGCGCTCTTTGTATTTATTTTAGCTTCAGTTGCTTATATTTTATTGTTTTTTGGCTCAGGAAATCCATCTGCAGAAGTATTGATTATTTTCTTTGCGATTCAGTTTATGTCCATCGGATTTTTATTTGGAAACCTTAGAGCGCTGGCCATGGAACCTATCGGACATATCGCTGGGATTGGAGCAGCCATAAACGGATGTCTTTCTACCATTATGGCGGTGCCAATGGCAAATTATATGGGGAGCTTTATCGAAAATACTGCTCTACCGATATTTGTAGGTTTTACAATCTGTGGAATCTTATCACTTGTACTTTTCTTGACTGCACAGAATAAAAGCGCTAATTGGGAAAGCGTGCGTCTCTCTAAAAGGAAAATTTAA
- a CDS encoding NAD(P)-dependent dehydrogenase, short-chain alcohol dehydrogenase family — MSKPKKFPKQTQKLPGDEYKMDPEPEIIRKNYKGSEKLKDKVALITGGDSGIGRSVAVHFAKEGADIAIVYLEEDKDAQTTKKLVEKEGQKCLLIAGDVKEEAFCKEAVEKCLKNFMKLNILVNNAAVQFPKDNINQIITSELHETFETNIYPYFYFSKEVLKKFKKGDCIINTSSVTAYRGSEHLLDYASTKGAIVSFTRSLSQNLAAKGIRVNGVAPGPIWTPLIPATFDDISDFGQGTPLKRAGQPSEVGPAYVFLASEDSSYITGQFIHVNGGEMIGG; from the coding sequence ATGTCAAAACCAAAAAAATTTCCAAAACAAACACAGAAGTTACCCGGAGATGAATATAAAATGGATCCAGAACCAGAAATTATTCGTAAAAATTACAAAGGAAGTGAGAAGTTGAAAGATAAAGTTGCGCTGATAACAGGCGGGGATAGCGGAATCGGGAGAAGTGTCGCAGTACATTTCGCGAAGGAAGGAGCGGATATTGCGATTGTGTACCTAGAGGAAGATAAAGATGCACAGACCACTAAAAAACTTGTAGAAAAAGAGGGACAAAAATGTTTATTGATTGCAGGGGATGTAAAAGAAGAAGCTTTTTGTAAGGAAGCGGTAGAGAAATGTTTAAAAAATTTCATGAAACTAAATATACTTGTGAATAACGCTGCGGTACAATTTCCTAAGGATAACATTAATCAAATCATCACGAGTGAACTCCACGAAACTTTTGAAACAAACATTTATCCCTACTTTTATTTTTCAAAAGAGGTATTGAAGAAATTTAAAAAAGGTGACTGTATTATCAACACCAGTTCCGTTACCGCATACCGAGGTAGTGAACATCTGCTGGATTATGCAAGTACTAAAGGAGCCATTGTGAGTTTTACCAGATCACTTTCCCAAAACTTGGCTGCTAAAGGTATAAGGGTGAACGGTGTGGCTCCCGGACCTATTTGGACTCCTCTTATACCTGCGACATTCGATGATATTTCAGACTTTGGACAAGGCACTCCTTTAAAAAGAGCAGGTCAACCTAGTGAAGTAGGTCCGGCTTACGTTTTTCTGGCTTCTGAAGACAGTAGTTATATCACCGGGCAATTTATTCATGTAAATGGCGGGGAGATGATCGGGGGCTAA
- a CDS encoding Putative SOS response-associated peptidase YedK encodes MCYRTEQTKKVKELELHYNLIVADERLRTLFDEPNYHINGFAHPNMLIIPMEREDVLAPGVWGIVPPDKQPNEIKDYHKEAVRFGGGLNAQSEKLFQNYLYKTVALSKRCIIPVSGFYEPHTFKNKSYPYYIHRADEKIISIAGIYTVIGKFITFSLLTKKATPLFEKIHNKRKRQPVLLTPENEKIWLDKDLEKDDVMQLINTDFPDKELDYYTITKDIFKSSVDTNKPSVSERVDYPELQETLF; translated from the coding sequence ATGTGCTATAGAACCGAACAGACCAAAAAAGTTAAGGAATTAGAATTGCATTACAACTTGATTGTTGCAGACGAGAGGTTACGCACCTTGTTCGATGAACCGAACTATCATATCAACGGTTTTGCACATCCCAATATGCTCATCATCCCAATGGAAAGGGAAGATGTCTTGGCCCCAGGAGTTTGGGGAATCGTTCCACCTGATAAGCAGCCCAATGAAATTAAAGACTATCACAAAGAGGCGGTAAGATTTGGCGGTGGCTTAAATGCACAGAGCGAAAAATTGTTTCAGAATTATTTATATAAAACCGTGGCGCTCTCCAAAAGATGCATCATTCCAGTTTCTGGTTTTTATGAACCGCATACCTTCAAAAATAAAAGTTACCCGTATTATATCCATCGCGCAGATGAAAAAATTATCTCTATTGCTGGAATTTACACGGTCATCGGAAAGTTTATCACCTTTTCTCTGCTGACCAAAAAAGCGACACCGCTATTTGAAAAAATCCATAATAAGCGTAAGCGTCAGCCGGTTTTGTTAACTCCCGAAAATGAAAAAATCTGGCTTGATAAGGATTTGGAAAAGGACGATGTGATGCAACTTATCAATACCGATTTCCCTGATAAGGAACTCGATTATTATACGATTACTAAAGATATTTTTAAGTCTTCCGTAGATACCAATAAACCATCCGTGTCAGAAAGAGTTGATTACCCCGAACTGCAAGAAACTTTATTCTGA
- a CDS encoding propionyl-CoA carboxylase beta chain: MDKKIESLNEKLQKAYLGGGETRIEKQHSSKKLTARERVEYLLDNESFEEIGALVTHRTKEFGMDKQQFYGDGVVTGYGTIDGRLVYIFAQDFTVFGGSLSETHAEKICKVMDLAVKVGAPIIGLNDSGGARIQEGVRSLGGYADIFYRNVQASGVIPQLSAIMGPCAGGAVYSPAMTDFTLMVENTSYMFVTGPNVVTTVTNESVTSEELGGASTHSTKSGVAHITSSNDVACLEDLKKLLSYLPQNNKEKTESIPFQLKEEKRYELNGIMPESSSQPYDMHLVIKGIIDQESFFEIHKDFAENIIVGFARLAGRSIGIVANQPMYLAGVLDVNSSKKAARFVRFCDSFNIPLLVLEDVPGFLPGTDQEWNGIIVNGAKLLYAFSEATVPRVTVITRKAYGGAYDVMNSKHIGADMNFAWPSAEIAVMGAKGAAEIIFKKEIKNASDPEAEWKQKEAEYASHFANPYSAAERGFIDEVILPENTRRKLIKVFSMLENKEINLPDRKHGNIPL, encoded by the coding sequence ATTGGCGCGTTGGTTACCCATAGAACCAAAGAATTTGGGATGGACAAGCAGCAATTCTACGGCGATGGTGTAGTTACAGGTTACGGAACAATTGACGGTAGATTGGTCTATATTTTTGCCCAGGATTTTACAGTCTTTGGTGGTTCACTATCAGAAACCCATGCCGAAAAAATCTGCAAGGTTATGGATTTGGCGGTCAAAGTCGGAGCTCCCATCATCGGCTTAAATGATTCTGGCGGTGCTAGGATACAAGAAGGTGTTAGATCTTTAGGAGGTTATGCCGATATTTTTTATAGAAATGTTCAAGCTTCTGGAGTAATACCTCAATTGTCGGCAATAATGGGTCCTTGTGCCGGAGGCGCAGTCTACTCCCCTGCCATGACGGATTTTACGCTGATGGTAGAGAATACTAGTTATATGTTCGTGACGGGGCCTAACGTTGTAACGACGGTGACTAATGAGTCGGTTACCTCTGAAGAATTAGGAGGAGCCAGCACGCATTCAACTAAATCTGGGGTTGCCCATATCACTTCTTCAAATGATGTGGCTTGTTTAGAGGATTTAAAAAAATTACTAAGTTACCTTCCACAAAATAACAAGGAGAAAACAGAAAGTATTCCTTTTCAACTTAAAGAAGAGAAGCGCTATGAATTAAATGGAATTATGCCCGAAAGTTCTAGCCAACCTTATGATATGCATTTGGTAATTAAAGGGATTATTGACCAAGAATCTTTTTTTGAAATCCATAAAGACTTCGCTGAAAATATTATCGTAGGTTTTGCAAGATTGGCCGGAAGAAGCATTGGTATTGTTGCGAACCAGCCGATGTATTTGGCAGGAGTTTTAGATGTAAATAGTTCTAAGAAAGCAGCCCGATTTGTTAGATTCTGTGATAGTTTTAATATCCCGTTATTGGTTTTAGAAGACGTCCCCGGATTTTTACCAGGTACCGACCAAGAATGGAACGGAATTATTGTTAACGGCGCTAAATTACTTTATGCCTTTAGTGAAGCCACCGTCCCAAGAGTTACGGTGATTACCAGAAAAGCCTACGGTGGTGCTTATGATGTAATGAACAGTAAGCACATCGGTGCAGATATGAACTTTGCTTGGCCCAGTGCAGAAATCGCAGTTATGGGAGCCAAAGGTGCGGCAGAAATAATCTTTAAAAAAGAAATTAAAAATGCCTCAGATCCAGAAGCGGAATGGAAACAAAAGGAAGCCGAATATGCTTCGCATTTTGCCAATCCTTATAGCGCGGCAGAACGTGGATTTATTGACGAAGTAATTTTACCAGAAAATACCCGTAGAAAACTGATCAAGGTCTTTTCAATGTTAGAGAATAAAGAAATTAACCTACCCGACCGAAAACACGGTAATATTCCTCTTTAA